One window of Mixophyes fleayi isolate aMixFle1 chromosome 3, aMixFle1.hap1, whole genome shotgun sequence genomic DNA carries:
- the EEF1A1 gene encoding elongation factor 1-alpha 1 yields the protein MGKEKTHINIVVIGHVDSGKSTTTGHLIYKCGGIDKRTIEKFEKEAAEMGKGSFKYAWVLDKLKAERERGITIDISLWKFETSRYYVTIIDAPGHRDFIKNMITGTSQADCAVLIVAAGVGEFEAGISKNGQTREHALLAYTLGVKQLIVGVNKMDSTEPPYSQKRYEEIVKEVSTYIKKIGYNPDTVAFVPISGWNGDNMLEPSANMPWFKGWAITRKEGKGSGTTLLEALDCILPPSRPTDKPLRLPLQDVYKIGGIGTVPVGRVETGVLKPGMVVTFAPVNVTTEVKSVEMHHEALTEAMPGDNVGFNVKNVSVKDIRRGNVAGDSKNDPPLEAGGFTAQVIILNHPGQISAGYAPVLDCHTAHIACKFAELKEKIDRRSGKKLEENPKSLKSGDAAIVEMVPGKPMCVESFSDYPPLGRFAVRDMRQTVAVGVIKAVEKKAAGSGKVTKSAQKAQKTK from the exons ATGGGAAAGGAAAAGACCCACATCAACATCGTCGTCATTGGACACGTAGATTCTGGAAAGTCCACAACAACTGGACATCTTATCTACAAATGCGGTGGCATTGATAAGCGAACCATTGAAAAGtttgagaaggaagctgctgag ATGGGAAAGGGCTCCTTCAAATACGCTTGGGTGTTGGACAAACTGAAGGCTGAGCGTGAACGTGGTATTACTATTGATATCTCCCTCTGGAAATTTGAGACCAGTAGATACTATGTCACAATTATTGATGCTCCTGGCCACAGAGACTTCATCAAGAACATGATCACTGGTACTTCTCAG GCTGACTGTGCTGTCCTAATTGTTGCTGCTGGTGTTGGTGAGTTTGAAGCTGGTATCTCCAAGAATGGACAAACTCGTGAGCACGCTCTTCTGGCATACACTCTGGGTGTGAAGCAGCTCATTGTTGGTGTCAACAAAATGGATTCTACTGAACCACCATACAGCCAAAAGAGATACGAGGAAATTGTTAAGGAAGTCAGCACTTACATCAAGAAGATTGGATACAACCCAGATACAGTTGCTTTTGTGCCCATCTCTGGTTGGAATGGTGACAACATGCTTGAACCCAGTGCCAAT ATGCCTTGGTTCAAGGGATGGGCCATCACCCGCAAAGAAGGAAAGGGCAGTGGAACTACTCTGCTTGAAGCTCTTGACTGCATTTTGCCACCAAGCCGCCCCACTGATAAGCCTCTGCGTCTGCCTCTGCAGGATGTCTACAAGATTGGTG GTATTGGAACAGTACCAGTTGGGCGTGTGGAAACTGGTGTCCTGAAACCAGGCATGGTAGTTACTTTTGCCCCAGTCAATGTAACAACTGAAGTAAAGTCCGTGGAAATGCATCATGAAGCTCTGACTGAGGCTATGCCCGGTGACAATGTTGGTTTCAACGTAAAGAACGTTTCCGTCAAGGACATCCGTCGTGGTAACGTTGCTGGTGATAGCAAGAATGATCCACCATTGGAAGCTGGTGGCTTCACTGCACAG GTCATTATCCTGAACCATCCAGGCCAGATTAGTGCTGGGTATGCTCCAGTGCTGGATTGCCATACTGCTCACATCGCTTGCAAATTTGCTGAGCTCAAGGAAAAGATTGATCGTCGTTCTGGTAAGAAACTGGAAGAAAACCCCAAGTCCCTGAAGTCTGGTGATGCTGCCATCGTCGAAATGGTCCCAGGCAAACCCATGTGTGTGGAGAGCTTCTCTGACTATCCTCCTCTTG GACGCTTTGCTGTGCGTGACATGAGACAGACTGTTGCCGTTGGTGTCATCAAGGCAGTTGAAAAGAAGGCTGCAGGAAGTGGCAAAGTAACAAAATCTGCCCAAAAGGCCCAGAAAACGAAATGA